In Pseudophryne corroboree isolate aPseCor3 chromosome 3, aPseCor3.hap2, whole genome shotgun sequence, a genomic segment contains:
- the LOC135056048 gene encoding serine/threonine-protein kinase SBK1-like translates to MSFSSLLSRGAVDILEELQILTAKTMEKVEVNKQYEVIRELGKGTYGRVDLVIHKTRGTKMALKFLKKKTTKQKSFLQEYCISRYLSACPYIIGMHDIAFETEEYYVFAQEYAVAGDLFDIIPPQVGLTEHTTKRCIYQVALALDYLHNRKLVHRDIKPENILIFDKECRKIKLSDFGMTRIAGTTEKRVSGTIPYTAPELCETSKHSGFLVKYTIDVWAFGVLLFCMMTGNFPWEKALHLDSFYYEFLQWQKYKNANVPSQWRRFTPHALKMFSKLLSIEPEKRCAIKDILWYFGKSWLVSKEESHTSDAKTNNDVFIHIKQQGLPFINGNDLDSNKSDTSPSLSFSSCSSYEDVPKESNANTMLVSTPIEICV, encoded by the exons ATGAGTTTCTCATCACTACTGTCGAGAGGAGCAGTCGATATCTTGGAGGAGCTGCAAATATTGACAGCAAAAACAATGGAGAAAGTGGAAGTTAACAAACAGTATGAGGTCATCAGGGAGCTGGGAAAAGGGACATATGGGAGAGTGGATCTGGTGATCCATAAAACAAGAG GCACAAAGATGGCCCTTAAATTTTTAAAAAAGAAAACCACAAAGCAGAAAAGCTTTCTACAGGAATACTGTATCTCACGCTATCTGTCAGCCTGCCCGTATATCATTGGCATGCATGACATAGCTTTTGAAACCGAGGAATACTATGTGTTTGCACAAGAATATGCTGTGGCTGGAGATCTTTTTGATATCAttccaccacag GTTGGTCTTACTGAGCATACAACCAAACGCTGCATCTATCAAGTGGCATTAGCTTTGGATTACCTGCATAACCGAAAGCTTGTACATCGCGACATCAAACCTGAAAATATCCTCATTTTTGACAAAGAGTGCCGAAAAATTAAACTTTCTGATTTTGGCATGACCAGGATTGCCGGAACGACAGAAAAACGTGTAAGTGGTACAATCCCCTACACAGCTCCAGAACTTTGTGAGACTTCAAAGCACAGTGGATTTTTGGTTAAATACACTATTGATGTGTGGGCATTCGGGGTCCTTCTTTTCTGTATGATGACTGGAAATTTCCCTTGGGAAAAGGCACTGCATTTAGACTCCTTCTATTATGAATTTTTGCAATGGCAGAAATACAAGAATGCTAATGTGCCATCTCAGTGGCGTAGATTCACACCTCATGCCCTTAAAATGTTTAGCAAATTGCTTTCTATTGAGCCTGAGAAAAGATGTGCAATTAAGGATATTCTGTGGTATTTCGGCAAATCTTGGCTGGTATCGAAGGAAGAATCTCATACTTCTGATGCAAAAACCAATAATGACGTGTTCATCCACATTAAACAGCAAGGTCTTCCTTTCATCAATGGCAATGATTTAGATAGCAATAAAAGTGATACCAGTCCCAGTTtatcgttttcctcatgcagcagcTACGAGGACGTTCCTAAGGAAAGCAACGCAAATACAATGTTAGTGTCTACACCGATTGAAATATGTGTATGA